In one Parageobacillus genomosp. 1 genomic region, the following are encoded:
- the menC gene encoding o-succinylbenzoate synthase, translating to MGINVKYVILRHLQMELKSPFTTSFGTFRNKEFILVEAIDEDGVSGWGESVAFSSPWYNEETVKTNWHMLEDFLLPLLFQAPISHPQELEQRFSPIRKNQMAKAAIEGAIWDLFAKKQQLPLHKTLGGTKKYIEVGVSIGIQQSVADLLRVIDRYVQKGYRRIKIKIKPGWDVDIIREVRRRFPDVPLMADANSAYSLQDIDRLKALDEFQLMMIEQPLAADDIIDHAALQRHINTPICLDESIHSMEDVRKAIQLGSCQVVNIKIGRVGGLTEAKRIHDLCQANGIPVWCGGMLEAGVGRAHNIAMTTLENFTMPGDTAASSHYWEKDIIVPEVVVQDGMITVPEKPGIGYEIDRRQVDRYTSFAKVYRA from the coding sequence ATGGGAATTAATGTAAAATACGTTATACTGCGCCATTTGCAAATGGAACTGAAATCACCGTTTACGACAAGTTTTGGGACGTTTCGAAACAAAGAGTTTATTTTAGTGGAGGCAATCGACGAGGACGGGGTGTCTGGATGGGGGGAATCGGTCGCCTTTTCGTCCCCATGGTATAATGAGGAAACGGTAAAAACGAATTGGCATATGCTGGAGGACTTTTTATTGCCGCTTTTATTTCAAGCGCCTATTTCCCATCCGCAAGAGCTCGAGCAGCGTTTTTCGCCTATTCGCAAAAATCAAATGGCGAAAGCGGCGATAGAGGGAGCGATATGGGATTTATTTGCGAAAAAGCAGCAATTGCCATTACATAAAACACTCGGCGGAACAAAAAAGTACATTGAAGTCGGAGTAAGCATCGGCATTCAGCAAAGCGTCGCTGATTTGTTGCGGGTGATTGACCGATACGTGCAAAAAGGATACCGGCGCATTAAAATCAAAATTAAGCCTGGGTGGGACGTTGATATCATTCGCGAAGTCCGTCGCCGTTTTCCGGATGTTCCGCTGATGGCAGATGCGAATTCTGCCTATTCTTTGCAGGACATCGACCGTTTAAAAGCGCTAGATGAGTTTCAGCTGATGATGATTGAACAGCCGCTTGCCGCTGATGATATTATTGATCATGCGGCATTGCAGCGGCATATCAATACCCCAATTTGCTTAGATGAAAGCATTCACTCGATGGAAGACGTCCGAAAGGCAATTCAGCTTGGCAGCTGCCAAGTGGTGAACATAAAAATTGGACGGGTCGGGGGTTTGACGGAAGCGAAACGGATTCACGATCTTTGTCAAGCAAACGGCATCCCCGTCTGGTGCGGCGGCATGCTTGAAGCGGGGGTTGGACGGGCGCATAATATTGCAATGACGACGTTAGAAAACTTTACGATGCCAGGAGATACCGCCGCTTCTTCCCACTATTGGGAAAAAGACATTATTGTTCCGGAGGTTGTTGTTCAGGATGGAATGATAACTGTTCCGGAGAAGCCTGGCATTGGATATGAAATTGACCGTCGTCAAGTGGATCGGTATACTAGCTTTGCCAAAGTATATCGTGCTTGA